In a genomic window of Halobiforma lacisalsi AJ5:
- a CDS encoding DUF7836 family putative zinc-binding protein, with protein MDETTVQLLCPECAKDWQTAPGELPESTAMFHCPNCHASRRMAEFMRTDRDLQTLKQLG; from the coding sequence ATGGATGAAACGACAGTGCAACTGTTGTGTCCGGAATGTGCGAAAGATTGGCAGACCGCGCCCGGCGAACTTCCGGAGTCCACGGCGATGTTTCACTGCCCGAACTGTCACGCATCTCGGCGGATGGCCGAGTTCATGCGGACCGATCGCGACCTCCAGACGCTGAAGCAACTCGGCTGA
- a CDS encoding transcription initiation factor IIB, translated as MTNIRTYTNERKTEEEEAEREERAEEQEHCPECGGRLVSDAEHAETVCEDCGLVVEEDEIDRGPEWRAFDAAEKDEKSRVGAPTTNMMHDQGLSTNIGWQDKDAYGKALSSRQRQKMQRLRTWNERFRTRDSKERNLKQALGEIDRMASALGLPENVRETASVIYRRALEEDLLPGRSIEGVATAPRHAPPRQAGTPRSLDEISAVSRVDKMELTRTYRYVIRELGLEVQPADPESYVPRFVSDLDLSDETERMARELLDSARKEGVHSGKSPVGLAAAGVYAAALLTNEKVTQNEVSEVASISEVTIRNRYKELLEASDTAAPA; from the coding sequence ATGACCAACATCCGAACCTATACCAACGAACGAAAGACGGAGGAGGAAGAGGCGGAACGAGAGGAGCGTGCCGAGGAGCAAGAGCACTGCCCCGAGTGTGGCGGTCGCCTCGTCTCGGACGCCGAGCACGCCGAAACTGTCTGTGAGGACTGCGGGCTCGTCGTCGAAGAGGACGAAATCGACCGCGGCCCCGAATGGCGAGCGTTCGACGCCGCCGAGAAGGACGAGAAGAGCCGCGTCGGTGCCCCGACGACGAACATGATGCACGACCAGGGCCTGTCGACGAACATCGGCTGGCAGGACAAAGACGCCTACGGAAAGGCCCTCTCGAGCCGCCAGCGCCAGAAGATGCAGCGGCTGCGCACCTGGAACGAGCGGTTCCGAACCCGCGACTCGAAGGAGCGCAACCTCAAGCAGGCGCTCGGCGAGATCGACCGCATGGCTTCGGCGCTCGGTCTGCCGGAGAACGTCCGCGAGACCGCATCGGTGATCTATCGCCGTGCACTCGAGGAGGATCTCCTCCCGGGTCGCTCGATCGAAGGCGTCGCGACCGCGCCGCGTCACGCCCCCCCCCGCCAGGCCGGCACCCCCCGTTCACTCGACGAGATCTCGGCGGTCAGCCGCGTCGACAAGATGGAACTGACCCGGACGTACCGCTACGTTATCCGGGAACTCGGCCTCGAGGTCCAGCCGGCCGACCCCGAGAGCTACGTCCCGCGGTTCGTCAGCGATCTCGACCTCTCGGACGAGACCGAGCGTATGGCCCGCGAACTCCTCGACTCGGCCCGCAAGGAGGGCGTCCACAGCGGCAAGTCGCCCGTCGGCCTCGCGGCCGCCGGCGTCTACGCTGCCGCCCTGCTGACCAACGAGAAGGTCACACAGAACGAGGTCAGCGAAGTCGCCAGCATCTCGGAAGTGACCATCCGCAACCGATACAAGGAGCTTCTCGAGGCCTCGGACACGGCCGCCCCGGCCTGA
- a CDS encoding MBL fold metallo-hydrolase: MSVRFGAVTVDWFGHATVRLEGRTGAVIYIDPGPERYGVLEGQEPRDGDLILVSHGHHYDPDSIRRVAHEDAIVVVHESVDAAVIDGVETQPERLPYDVERVRADESFVLGPLDLYTTPAYNDPAGPHTDDEGMPYHPEGEGCGFGVTVDGVTAFWPGDTDVLPFHEEVTADLLLPPIGGTVTMDRHEAADFAERVEPDLVLPVHYDTDAEIEADEEAFVLDLAKRGVPVVLDTP, encoded by the coding sequence ATGAGCGTCCGCTTCGGCGCAGTAACAGTCGACTGGTTCGGCCACGCGACCGTCCGTCTCGAGGGACGAACCGGCGCGGTTATCTACATCGATCCCGGTCCGGAACGGTACGGCGTGCTCGAGGGGCAAGAGCCCCGGGACGGCGACCTGATCCTGGTCTCGCACGGGCACCACTACGATCCCGACTCGATCCGTCGAGTCGCACACGAAGACGCGATCGTCGTCGTCCACGAGTCCGTCGACGCGGCAGTGATCGACGGGGTCGAGACCCAACCCGAACGCCTCCCGTACGACGTCGAACGCGTCCGCGCGGACGAATCGTTCGTCCTGGGCCCGCTCGACCTGTACACGACGCCGGCGTACAACGATCCGGCAGGTCCACACACCGACGACGAGGGGATGCCGTACCACCCGGAGGGTGAAGGGTGTGGCTTCGGCGTCACCGTCGACGGCGTTACGGCGTTCTGGCCAGGCGACACCGACGTTCTGCCGTTTCACGAGGAGGTAACCGCCGACCTCCTGCTCCCGCCGATCGGCGGCACGGTCACGATGGATCGCCACGAAGCGGCCGACTTCGCCGAGCGCGTCGAACCGGACCTCGTGCTACCGGTCCACTACGACACCGACGCCGAGATCGAGGCCGACGAGGAGGCGTTCGTCCTCGACCTCGCCAAGCGCGGCGTGCCGGTCGTTCTCGACACCCCCTGA
- a CDS encoding Nramp family divalent metal transporter, whose translation MIGVSTETTDEPDLTYPSSEWAGFFKNHFGPSMLWALIGIGGSHIVLAPTLGGTFGLFAIWVFAIIYLAKYGGWELGIRYNYGVGGNPVEAYGDIPGPKNWMQWFTVAVFTIAYTGITAAVGMSTAAFVEALTPLSFPQAFVACVGLAGALVLFARYSLLEKLLMGFTIALGVLVLVGVLVGPPSGEVVVETTFTAPDLTGPLFVGLFAAAAGFAPTGFSTSVLIGSWSMAKGEGAGELRERGLDPDDERHHDYIRAWIRTGRRDFNIGYVFSFVLIVAMVLLASNVLYPNPPEDANLAVAIGDILSESFGEWSYYAMVLGAFAALYSTVITLLDGASRATADVLPMALEREDLDSEPIRKLVVVGIVAVSCGVVLTVGTVPVTFLIWISALLAVTEILFYPANWYVVREHLPEPFQPSRKWIAYYTVSLALVLLFGLMGAAHEFGYL comes from the coding sequence GTGATCGGCGTGTCTACTGAGACGACCGACGAACCGGATCTCACCTACCCGTCCTCGGAGTGGGCCGGTTTCTTCAAGAACCATTTCGGGCCGTCGATGCTCTGGGCGCTGATCGGCATCGGCGGGAGTCACATCGTCCTCGCACCGACGCTCGGGGGAACGTTCGGCCTCTTCGCGATCTGGGTGTTCGCCATCATCTACCTCGCGAAGTACGGGGGCTGGGAGCTCGGAATCCGCTACAACTACGGGGTCGGCGGGAACCCCGTCGAGGCGTACGGCGACATCCCTGGCCCCAAAAACTGGATGCAATGGTTCACCGTCGCAGTCTTTACGATCGCCTACACCGGGATTACGGCCGCCGTCGGGATGAGCACTGCAGCCTTCGTCGAAGCCCTGACCCCGCTTTCGTTCCCGCAGGCGTTCGTCGCCTGCGTCGGCCTCGCGGGCGCGCTCGTGTTATTCGCACGGTACAGCCTCCTCGAGAAGCTCTTAATGGGGTTTACGATCGCGCTCGGCGTGCTCGTCCTGGTGGGCGTCCTCGTCGGCCCGCCCTCGGGCGAGGTCGTCGTCGAGACGACGTTTACCGCCCCGGACCTCACCGGGCCGCTGTTCGTCGGCCTCTTCGCCGCCGCAGCCGGGTTCGCCCCGACCGGATTCAGCACGAGCGTCCTCATCGGCAGCTGGAGCATGGCCAAGGGAGAGGGCGCGGGCGAACTCCGGGAACGGGGCCTCGATCCGGACGACGAGCGACATCACGACTACATCCGTGCCTGGATTCGGACCGGACGGCGTGACTTCAACATCGGCTACGTATTCAGTTTCGTACTCATCGTCGCGATGGTGCTCCTGGCGTCGAACGTCCTCTACCCCAATCCACCCGAAGACGCGAACCTCGCGGTCGCAATCGGTGACATTCTAAGCGAGTCCTTCGGCGAGTGGTCCTACTACGCGATGGTCCTCGGTGCGTTCGCCGCGCTCTACTCGACGGTCATCACGCTGCTCGACGGCGCGTCGCGCGCGACTGCCGACGTCCTCCCGATGGCGCTCGAGCGCGAGGACCTGGATAGCGAACCGATCCGGAAGCTCGTCGTCGTCGGTATCGTGGCAGTCAGTTGTGGCGTCGTCCTCACTGTCGGAACCGTCCCGGTGACGTTCCTGATCTGGATCTCCGCACTGCTTGCGGTCACCGAAATCCTGTTCTACCCCGCGAACTGGTACGTCGTCAGGGAGCATCTGCCCGAACCGTTCCAGCCCTCCCGCAAGTGGATCGCCTACTACACGGTCAGCCTGGCCCTGGTGCTTTTGTTCGGCCTCATGGGCGCGGCACACGAATTCGGCTACCTGTAG
- a CDS encoding DNA topoisomerase IV subunit A → MSADNEREAREQLIDLAAQFYDQFELGEIPHMSVPTRTKNNIEYDEEKDVWVYGDRESTRSANSVRGARKLLKAVYTIEFLADQLDEGRSSTLRELYYLSESWDNEEAQFSDQDESNQLVEDLEIVSGATREDFHMRPEESGATIMGPLHLREQTRRGEREIHCQKDVGEGGYQIPNNPDTIEFLDCDADFILAVETGGMRDRLVENGFDDEYNALIVHLKGQPARATRRITKRLHDELDLPVTVFTDGDPWSYRIYGSVAYGSIKSAHLSEYLATPEAQFIGIQPADIVEYELPTDPLSDSDVNALESELEDPRFQTDYWEEQIELQLEIEKKSEQQSLASHGLDFVTETYLPERLDEMGVL, encoded by the coding sequence ATGAGCGCGGACAACGAGCGAGAAGCCAGAGAACAGTTGATCGATCTCGCGGCGCAGTTCTACGACCAGTTCGAACTGGGCGAGATCCCTCACATGTCCGTGCCGACGCGGACGAAGAACAACATCGAGTACGACGAGGAGAAGGACGTCTGGGTCTACGGTGACCGGGAGTCGACCCGTTCGGCGAACTCCGTCCGCGGTGCACGGAAGCTGCTGAAGGCCGTGTACACGATCGAGTTCCTCGCCGACCAGCTCGACGAAGGCCGGTCGTCGACCCTGCGTGAACTCTACTATCTCTCGGAGAGTTGGGACAACGAGGAGGCCCAGTTCTCGGATCAGGACGAATCGAACCAGCTCGTCGAGGACTTAGAGATCGTGTCGGGCGCGACCCGCGAAGACTTCCACATGCGCCCCGAGGAGTCGGGTGCGACGATCATGGGCCCGCTGCACCTGCGCGAGCAGACTCGCCGGGGAGAACGCGAGATCCACTGCCAGAAGGACGTCGGCGAGGGCGGCTACCAGATCCCGAACAACCCGGACACGATCGAATTCTTGGACTGTGACGCCGACTTCATCCTCGCCGTCGAGACCGGTGGTATGCGCGACCGGCTCGTCGAGAACGGGTTCGACGACGAGTACAACGCCCTGATCGTCCACCTCAAGGGCCAGCCCGCACGGGCGACCCGCCGGATCACAAAGCGCCTGCACGACGAACTCGATCTCCCCGTCACGGTCTTTACGGACGGTGACCCGTGGTCGTACCGCATCTACGGCTCCGTCGCCTACGGGTCGATCAAGTCGGCGCACCTCTCCGAGTACCTGGCGACGCCCGAGGCCCAGTTCATCGGCATCCAGCCGGCCGACATCGTCGAGTACGAACTGCCGACCGACCCGCTCAGCGACTCCGACGTCAACGCCTTAGAGAGCGAACTCGAGGACCCGCGGTTCCAGACCGACTACTGGGAGGAACAGATCGAACTCCAACTCGAGATCGAGAAGAAGTCCGAACAGCAGTCGCTGGCGTCCCACGGCCTGGACTTCGTGACGGAGACGTACCTGCCGGAGCGGCTCGACGAGATGGGCGTCCTGTGA
- a CDS encoding DNA topoisomerase VI subunit B, whose product MTSFQSTLGEEPGIAEELAESQQAISIAEFFEKNKHMLGFDSGARGLVTAVKEAVDNALDAAEEAGILPDIYVEIQEEGDYYRLIVEDNGPGLTKESLPKVFGKLLYGSRFHAREQSRGQQGIGISAAVLYSQLTSGKPAKITSRTEGSSEAQYFELIVDTDDNEPEISVEETTTWDRPHGTRIELEMEANMRARQQLHDYIKHTAVVNPHARLELREPQAHFKFERATDQLPEETEEIRPHPHGVELGTVMKMLTATDSQTVSGFLQEEFTRVGKKTADSIIDAFRDRHYGREMRWRPPAVHEDVDLHAAVEDATANKGADATAAFAEAIAEEVDGYDRIAHHELLEVVDEAAEAVEGDHGTTFGDTVRENAVTAVWRDLVGAAPEDEAAETEAEAEAEEVGSGESRLVADLYDLADEATSTRKDDEVVRAFAERLAGKFDDATEDDVRHRLTRDDLVAYVDRAADLTEEYDDVAFGDTARENVVEAIWDVMATVPDDPPLVRELDGDRDATSDLVDGMRATDIMAPPTRCLSPISADLIEAGLEKEFDADFYASATRDAEVSGGDPFIVEAGIAYGGELESEGSADVMRFANRVPLVYQRGACATTDVVKSIGWRNYGLDQPGGSGLPKGPAVIMVHVASTNVPFTSESKDAVANVPEIEDEIELAIREAARELKSYLNKRRSMQKRRKKQNVLGKILPEMAEKVAEVTGREEPDIDDAIARIMNNVLVERQVEENGDSKAVSVVVENNSGTNESLEITDIVSAEPTDLSDGATVVEMDGEWFVKWEPEVKSDDEATLEYEVSDDASCDLDVKGVESEKLTVNEQ is encoded by the coding sequence ATGACGTCGTTCCAGTCGACACTCGGTGAGGAACCGGGGATCGCCGAGGAGCTGGCGGAGAGCCAGCAGGCGATCTCTATCGCCGAGTTCTTCGAGAAGAACAAGCACATGCTCGGCTTCGACAGTGGCGCTCGGGGCCTCGTCACGGCCGTCAAGGAGGCCGTCGACAACGCCCTGGACGCCGCCGAGGAAGCCGGTATTCTCCCCGATATCTACGTCGAAATCCAGGAGGAGGGTGACTACTACCGGCTGATCGTCGAGGACAACGGCCCCGGGCTGACGAAGGAATCGCTGCCCAAGGTCTTCGGGAAACTGCTCTACGGTTCTCGTTTCCACGCGCGCGAACAGTCCCGCGGTCAGCAGGGGATCGGGATCTCCGCCGCCGTGCTCTACTCACAGCTGACCAGCGGTAAACCCGCGAAGATCACAAGCCGCACCGAGGGCTCGAGCGAGGCACAGTACTTCGAGCTGATCGTCGACACCGACGACAACGAGCCCGAGATCAGCGTCGAGGAGACGACCACGTGGGACCGCCCGCACGGCACGCGCATCGAACTCGAGATGGAGGCGAACATGCGCGCCCGCCAGCAGCTTCACGACTACATCAAGCACACGGCGGTCGTCAACCCCCACGCGCGCCTCGAGCTGCGCGAGCCACAGGCCCACTTCAAGTTCGAGCGCGCGACCGACCAGCTCCCGGAGGAGACCGAGGAGATCCGTCCCCACCCCCACGGGGTCGAACTCGGGACCGTGATGAAGATGCTGACGGCGACCGACTCCCAGACGGTCTCGGGGTTCCTCCAGGAGGAGTTCACCCGCGTCGGGAAGAAGACCGCCGACTCGATCATCGACGCCTTCCGGGACCGCCACTACGGCCGGGAGATGCGCTGGCGGCCGCCCGCGGTCCACGAGGACGTCGACCTCCACGCAGCCGTCGAGGACGCGACGGCGAATAAGGGCGCGGACGCGACCGCCGCCTTCGCCGAGGCCATCGCCGAGGAGGTCGACGGCTACGACCGGATCGCCCACCACGAACTGCTCGAGGTCGTCGACGAGGCGGCCGAAGCGGTGGAGGGCGATCACGGCACCACCTTCGGCGACACGGTCCGCGAGAACGCGGTGACGGCGGTCTGGCGCGACCTCGTCGGTGCCGCGCCGGAGGACGAAGCTGCCGAGACCGAGGCCGAGGCCGAGGCGGAGGAGGTCGGGTCCGGGGAATCCCGGCTCGTCGCCGACCTCTACGACCTCGCCGACGAGGCGACGAGTACGCGCAAGGACGACGAGGTCGTCCGCGCGTTCGCCGAACGGCTCGCAGGCAAGTTCGACGACGCCACCGAGGACGACGTTCGCCACCGGCTCACTCGAGACGACCTCGTGGCGTACGTCGACCGCGCCGCGGACCTCACCGAGGAGTACGACGACGTTGCCTTCGGCGACACGGCCCGCGAGAACGTCGTCGAGGCGATCTGGGACGTGATGGCGACCGTGCCCGACGACCCGCCGCTCGTGCGCGAACTCGACGGCGACCGCGACGCGACCAGCGACCTCGTCGACGGGATGCGCGCGACCGACATCATGGCGCCGCCGACCCGGTGTCTCTCGCCCATCTCCGCGGACCTGATCGAGGCCGGCCTCGAGAAGGAGTTCGACGCCGACTTCTACGCCTCCGCGACCCGGGACGCCGAGGTTTCGGGCGGCGACCCGTTCATCGTCGAGGCCGGCATCGCCTACGGCGGCGAACTCGAGTCGGAGGGCAGCGCGGACGTGATGCGGTTCGCGAACCGCGTCCCGCTGGTCTACCAGCGCGGCGCGTGTGCGACCACGGACGTGGTCAAGTCGATCGGCTGGCGCAACTACGGGCTCGACCAGCCCGGTGGCTCCGGCCTGCCGAAGGGGCCGGCCGTCATCATGGTCCACGTCGCCTCGACGAACGTTCCCTTCACCAGCGAATCGAAGGATGCCGTCGCGAACGTCCCCGAGATCGAGGACGAGATCGAACTCGCGATCCGGGAGGCGGCCCGCGAACTCAAGAGCTACCTCAACAAGCGCCGGTCGATGCAGAAACGCCGGAAGAAGCAGAACGTCCTCGGGAAGATCCTGCCCGAGATGGCCGAGAAAGTCGCCGAAGTGACCGGCCGCGAGGAGCCGGACATCGACGACGCAATCGCACGCATCATGAACAACGTGCTCGTCGAGCGCCAGGTCGAGGAGAACGGCGACTCGAAGGCCGTCTCCGTCGTCGTCGAGAACAACTCCGGAACGAACGAGAGCCTCGAGATCACGGACATCGTCTCGGCCGAGCCCACCGACCTCTCGGACGGCGCGACGGTCGTCGAGATGGACGGCGAGTGGTTCGTCAAGTGGGAGCCCGAGGTGAAAAGCGACGACGAGGCGACCCTCGAGTACGAGGTGTCCGACGACGCGAGCTGTGATCTCGACGTGAAGGGTGTCGAAAGCGAGAAACTCACGGTGAACGAACAATGA
- a CDS encoding helix-turn-helix domain-containing protein, translating into MNPDDTDERRVDDDEGESEGEGDVDPTDDSNRDPLEDGDGFDDGFDDGFDEDDFEDGIRTTTDEVDQRIVDLLSWILDTETRAKIYVFLLANPGSTSEEVAKGTGLYPSTVREALAELHDEERVTREKRESQGAGNNPYEYTAIQPSELVGGVVDQVQQELNAIFTLDRVLDRERHDESAHAGEPAFADDVEPVTITVEETDPLADEDDGDGDGDDAETRDETEEDDDTAGDR; encoded by the coding sequence ATGAATCCGGACGACACCGACGAGCGCCGGGTGGACGACGACGAGGGCGAAAGCGAAGGCGAGGGCGACGTCGACCCGACCGACGACTCGAACCGCGACCCGCTCGAGGACGGCGACGGGTTCGACGACGGGTTCGACGACGGGTTCGACGAGGACGACTTCGAGGACGGGATCCGTACTACGACGGACGAGGTCGACCAGCGGATCGTCGACCTGCTCTCGTGGATCCTCGACACCGAGACGCGGGCGAAGATCTACGTCTTCCTGCTTGCGAACCCGGGCAGCACCTCCGAGGAAGTCGCGAAAGGCACCGGTCTCTATCCGAGTACCGTCCGCGAGGCGCTCGCCGAACTCCACGACGAGGAACGCGTCACACGCGAGAAACGCGAGAGCCAGGGGGCTGGCAACAACCCCTACGAGTACACGGCGATCCAGCCGAGCGAACTGGTCGGCGGCGTCGTCGATCAGGTCCAACAGGAACTGAACGCGATTTTCACGCTGGACAGAGTCCTCGACCGCGAGCGCCATGACGAGAGCGCGCACGCGGGTGAACCCGCCTTCGCGGACGACGTCGAACCCGTCACGATCACCGTCGAAGAGACCGATCCGCTGGCGGACGAGGACGACGGCGACGGCGACGGCGACGACGCCGAAACGCGAGACGAAACGGAAGAAGACGACGACACCGCTGGCGACCGGTAG
- a CDS encoding M24 family metallopeptidase has product MEKRERLEAYLEAEGLDAVWFARPNSFAWLTGGSNVVDREGDTGIAAIGYERDGSALRLVTNNVEADRLVAEELPDVAPDEVVVERDPWYESSLPEQIAARVDEDEGVAADVELPGRETVTVDASRLRQPLTESDLERYRALGRETARAVESVCRELQSGDTEHEVASALRVALSARGIEAPVVLVGGGERARQYRHYTPTEAELGDYALVSVTAERAGLHASCTRTVAFDPPAWLDERHEAAARVEATALAATQVAATSGGNEAADTDIDADASAGTAGDVFAAIQAAYDAVGYDGEWEHHHQGGAAGFDGREWVATPDHEGPVTAPMAYAWNPTVQGAKSEDTVLVTDERVEALTATGDWPTTTVEAVELERVGGIDASDDGEGALDLDLEIERPGILELGN; this is encoded by the coding sequence ATGGAGAAACGCGAGCGACTCGAGGCCTACCTCGAGGCGGAGGGGCTCGACGCCGTCTGGTTCGCCCGGCCGAACAGTTTCGCCTGGCTGACCGGCGGCTCGAACGTGGTCGACCGCGAGGGCGACACCGGCATCGCGGCGATCGGATACGAACGGGACGGGTCGGCGCTGCGGCTCGTGACCAACAACGTCGAAGCCGACCGGCTCGTCGCCGAGGAGCTGCCGGACGTAGCGCCCGACGAGGTCGTCGTCGAGCGCGATCCCTGGTACGAGTCGTCGCTACCCGAGCAGATCGCCGCCCGCGTCGACGAGGACGAAGGCGTCGCCGCGGACGTCGAGTTGCCCGGCCGCGAGACCGTGACCGTCGACGCGAGTCGGCTTCGACAGCCGCTGACCGAGAGCGACCTCGAGCGGTATCGGGCGCTCGGACGGGAGACCGCGAGGGCCGTCGAGTCGGTCTGTCGGGAGCTCCAGTCCGGCGATACCGAACACGAGGTCGCGTCGGCGCTGCGGGTGGCGCTTTCGGCCCGCGGGATCGAGGCGCCGGTCGTACTGGTCGGCGGCGGGGAACGCGCCCGCCAGTATCGCCACTACACCCCGACGGAGGCGGAACTCGGCGACTACGCGCTCGTCTCGGTGACGGCCGAGCGGGCCGGTCTCCACGCGAGTTGTACCCGAACCGTGGCCTTCGACCCGCCGGCGTGGCTCGATGAGCGCCACGAGGCCGCCGCTCGGGTCGAGGCGACGGCGCTGGCGGCGACGCAAGTGGCTGCGACTTCCGGCGGGAACGAGGCCGCCGACACAGACATCGACGCCGACGCCAGCGCGGGCACCGCCGGCGACGTGTTCGCGGCGATCCAGGCCGCCTACGACGCCGTCGGCTACGACGGCGAGTGGGAACACCATCACCAGGGCGGGGCCGCCGGATTCGACGGCCGCGAGTGGGTCGCCACGCCCGACCACGAGGGGCCCGTCACGGCGCCGATGGCGTACGCCTGGAACCCGACAGTACAGGGCGCAAAAAGCGAAGATACCGTGCTCGTGACCGACGAGCGTGTCGAGGCGCTGACCGCGACCGGGGACTGGCCGACGACGACCGTCGAGGCGGTCGAACTCGAGCGCGTGGGCGGGATCGACGCCAGCGACGACGGCGAGGGTGCGCTCGATCTTGACCTCGAGATCGAGCGGCCAGGGATCCTGGAACTCGGGAACTGA
- a CDS encoding COX15/CtaA family protein codes for MIDRFGYPHLLAGTLALVTATILLGVAAKATGSGLACQANWPQCDAGPFNLLPANLPSFYEWFHRFVAMFAGFAIIGSALAAWRSSSVDRRVTALVVLGMLLTPVQVTLGRETVTQYTMDILSLHFWTAVLIFSLFVVATVLVWQSTLTASHVTGALGLGFVALPLHVALSPTDLGVVTEYTPTIQLLQYGVTLALLASPIVATMVGRWRLEDRRIVPLLSASVVLAFAVAYLGRQAVMNFSSTLDVVYLATVALLAIAFAAGLGLTRSASSA; via the coding sequence GTGATCGATCGGTTCGGGTACCCCCACCTGCTCGCGGGCACGCTGGCGCTCGTCACCGCAACGATCCTGCTCGGCGTCGCCGCGAAGGCGACCGGTTCGGGGTTGGCCTGTCAGGCCAACTGGCCCCAGTGTGACGCGGGACCGTTCAATCTCCTGCCCGCGAACCTGCCGAGTTTCTACGAGTGGTTCCACCGCTTCGTCGCCATGTTCGCCGGCTTCGCGATCATCGGCTCCGCGCTCGCCGCCTGGCGGTCCTCGAGCGTCGACAGGCGCGTTACCGCCCTGGTCGTCCTCGGGATGCTCCTGACTCCGGTTCAGGTCACGCTCGGCCGCGAGACCGTCACCCAGTACACGATGGACATCCTGTCGCTGCACTTCTGGACGGCCGTGCTCATCTTCAGCCTGTTCGTCGTCGCGACGGTACTCGTCTGGCAGTCGACGCTGACCGCGAGCCACGTCACCGGCGCCCTCGGCCTCGGATTCGTCGCGTTGCCGCTGCACGTCGCACTCAGCCCGACGGACCTCGGGGTCGTGACGGAGTACACCCCGACGATTCAGTTGCTCCAGTACGGCGTGACCCTCGCTCTGCTCGCGTCCCCCATCGTCGCCACGATGGTCGGTCGCTGGCGACTCGAGGACCGGAGAATCGTCCCGCTTTTGTCCGCCTCGGTCGTCCTGGCGTTCGCCGTCGCCTACCTCGGACGGCAGGCGGTGATGAACTTCAGTTCGACCCTCGACGTGGTCTACCTCGCGACCGTAGCCCTTCTGGCCATCGCGTTCGCCGCGGGACTGGGCCTGACTCGCTCCGCCTCGAGCGCCTGA
- a CDS encoding metal-dependent hydrolase, whose protein sequence is MYQAGHYGVALLAYAPLGIVVALAGYPGGALVGGLLCVGLSTLPDVDHRLPLVDHRGPTHTVAFAFLVGAALAAAAAILVESSSPLVDVGFVGFAFVVGTVSIGSHLLADALTPMGVRPFWPFSRRHYSIEATRAANPIANYALLGVGVAATAVAFGVVLLVA, encoded by the coding sequence ATGTACCAGGCTGGTCACTACGGCGTTGCCCTCCTCGCGTACGCCCCGCTCGGGATCGTCGTCGCGCTGGCCGGCTACCCCGGCGGCGCGCTCGTCGGTGGACTCCTCTGTGTGGGGCTGTCGACGCTGCCCGACGTCGATCACCGGCTCCCACTGGTCGATCACCGTGGCCCGACCCACACCGTCGCCTTCGCCTTTCTCGTCGGGGCGGCGCTCGCCGCCGCCGCGGCGATCCTCGTCGAGTCGTCGTCCCCGCTCGTCGACGTCGGGTTCGTCGGGTTCGCCTTCGTCGTCGGCACGGTCTCGATCGGTTCGCACCTGCTCGCCGACGCGCTGACGCCGATGGGAGTCCGCCCGTTCTGGCCGTTCTCGAGGCGTCACTACTCGATCGAGGCGACTCGAGCCGCGAATCCGATCGCGAACTACGCGCTGCTGGGAGTCGGCGTTGCGGCGACGGCTGTGGCTTTCGGGGTCGTATTGCTCGTCGCCTGA
- a CDS encoding CopG family ribbon-helix-helix protein has protein sequence MRTSLNVPEEMLAEFDRTWKAEGLDSRSRALREAIQEYVESHHTLELARGTVAATVVFDYVHDEIIDDLHEIQHEFQAAIDTTCHVHHGEWCLEAVFCHGAAEQIRSLVYRLKDFDAVGRVSVTLLRSEEY, from the coding sequence ATGCGAACGAGCCTCAACGTTCCCGAAGAGATGTTGGCCGAGTTCGACCGGACCTGGAAAGCGGAGGGACTGGACTCCCGATCCCGGGCGCTCCGGGAGGCCATCCAGGAGTACGTCGAATCCCACCACACCCTCGAGCTGGCGCGGGGTACCGTCGCCGCGACGGTCGTCTTCGACTACGTCCACGACGAGATCATCGACGACCTCCACGAGATCCAACACGAGTTCCAGGCAGCGATCGACACGACCTGCCACGTCCACCACGGCGAGTGGTGTCTCGAGGCGGTGTTCTGTCACGGCGCGGCCGAGCAGATCAGGTCGCTGGTCTACCGCCTGAAGGACTTCGACGCCGTCGGACGGGTATCGGTGACGCTGTTGCGCTCCGAGGAGTACTGA